Part of the Drosophila santomea strain STO CAGO 1482 chromosome 2L, Prin_Dsan_1.1, whole genome shotgun sequence genome is shown below.
GCGAGCTGGGCTTCaattttccacacacacacacacacacacacatatgtggTCCATACCCATTGCAAACCTTATTCCTTCCTGGCAGATTGTTATTGTAACCTGCGGTCCACATCTGCAGGCTATTCGCCTTGAATTGCAGCATTTGACGCTCGctttttttccacttttggcCATAACTGGCAATTGCACGAACTATTTGCAGTCTTTCCCTCGGACTTGGGATCTATCGAAGGCTTTCATAAGTGAGCATGAGACTGTAGTGCTGAGTATTTAATAGACGCGGCACTCGACTAACAAAAGTATCTTGTAAATGCTTACATTATTATCATTGCCTAGCCCAGAAAACTTCGCAAGATTTCAGTTTTCAATGATTAGAGCAAAAGTAGAGAAATCAGGAGAACACTTCGATCTTCGAACACCCGAACAACACCCACGTTCATCGATTTATCTCAATATCTCATGGACAccttatttacttttaatgaAGTGTTGGTCGGCAGTCACCATTCGGTTTCTTCTGCGAATCGCGCTGTGGGTAATTGATGTTGATGGAGCTCTGCCTGCAGAGCTTGGAGCTGTCAATTTGTTGCACCACTTAATCAGCAGCCCATAAATGCGATATGTAACGCATTTCTCCCCCAACGCCAGTGCCAATTTGAGGAACTCGACTCAATTCAGCGTCTGGCAGATGCGTTGTGCCAATTTGTTGCACCCAAATGCAAGCATCAGGGCATGCCATGCCATGCGATGCTATGCCATGCCAGGCATTGGAACATAGAAGCGGTGGGAGTGGAAGCTGGAGAGGATCGGACATGACCATGGGGTAAGCCCTTTTTGGGGTCCCGGCAAATCATTGCGCACGCTGCGATGCGGAGATTATCTTGTCCGATTGCGTTTACAAGGCATCGGTGGCCTCGGAGGCCTCGGGTGGACTGCGTCCGGCCAGCTCTCTCGACTGGCCATAAACGCAATTAGAAGAACAATTGTTAGACATGCAAAGCGGGGACGTTGGCCACAATCCACGGCACAGCCCTTTCCAGGCAGCTCCGATTGCCATCTCTGGACCGGGGAACTGAGAGGATACCAGGTGGTTCTGGAGGTCCAGCCGGGGCTGTGTGCGTGTTTATAACTCAAATGAGCAATTACCTTACAAAGGATTTTGTGTAGGGGCTGAGAACAGCCGCTGTTGTCGTGGCATTTAATAAACTCTTCATGGTGCCAAGTTCGCTGCACAGTGGtacaaatcaaaatcaaatctaAGTACATCACACATGGAGACACTAAGAAAATGAATACATACAAGCATGTAACTCAGCTCGTATAATTTCCATCAGATGATAAATTACTTAATATATTCCCAGTAATGCATTTGTTCTACTTATAAATGAGCCAAATGCCAAGCCTAAGaccaaaatacattttctgGAAACATTTCAGTTCTGACAGTTAAAAAACCCACACAAAATGTGGAAGTGgataattaatattatattattatccGTGGTGCAGGCCAACGAAAAAGTAGATGAACAAATACCACCGGTAAGAAATTTTGCTGCGAGTAATGGAGACATATATAATGTCTAATATCATACCAACATCCGCAGACAGCAACATCCCAAAAAATACGTCAGCCGTATCCGTGTTATAATCATGTTTCAAACTATTTAACCCAACAATCCCAGAACTATCCAAGCCCAGGATTCCTTTGCTATCCACAAAATGATATTAACAGTTATCTCTGGTACCCACCGTGGGGGCAATGGCTATCACAAGTATATCCAACAGTCCCTTATCCTGTATATCAATTCCCGCCAGTTCAACTTCCCACACTACCCGCGCCACCTACGTTTCCGATTCCTTCCCACCAATATCCAGGTTGGAGTTCTCTTGGAACTTCGATTCCTTCCTTCCAACACCCGGGGCTACAACAGCCACCAGGCGCAAGTCCACCGCAAGGTTGGGGTTCGGCACAACCTCCAGGAATACAAGGACCACCTGGCTCCAGTCCATTGGGACCACAATATCCTCCCTACCAATCTCCTACATCATCTGCAACGCCAGGTTGGAGTTCTCCTGGAGCTTTGATTCCTTCCTTCCAACACCCGGGGCTACAACAGCCACCAGGCGCAAGTCCACCGCAAGGTTGGGGTTCCGCACAACTTCCAGGAATACAAGGACCACCTGGCTCCATTCCATTGGGACCACCATATCCTCCCCAACAATCTCCGGGATCATCTGCAACGCCAGGTTGGAGTCCTCCTGGATCACCTTTTCCTCCCTCTCCACTACCAGGACTACCGGGAACATGGGATTTCAATGCTTGGGGGTCTGAGAATCGACCAATGCATCCTCCGGCACATCCCGTACCACCAGGTTGGAGTTCACCTGGATCTTCGATTCATTCCCGCCAACATCCATCTTTACAAGGACCACCATTGGGATCTCTTGGACCCGCCCTCCCTGGCCAACGACCAGGAATACCGTCACCACCAAGTTGGACTTCGTCTGGATCTCGGAATTATAGCCTTCAGCCCGTACCACCGAGTTGGAATTGGTCGGGATCTTTAAGTCCTCCTGTCCAGCCTCCAGGATTTCCGCCTCAACAAGCTTGTAGT
Proteins encoded:
- the LOC120458838 gene encoding basic proline-rich protein isoform X2, translating into MWKWIINIILLSVVQANEKVDEQIPPTATSQKIRQPYPCYNHVSNYLTQQSQNYPSPGFLCYPQNDINSYLWYPPWGQWLSQVYPTVPYPVYQFPPVQLPTLPAPPTFPIPSHQYPGWSSLGTSIPSFQHPGLQQPPGASPPQGWGSAQPPGIQGPPGSSPLGPQYPPYQSPTSSATPGWSSPGALIPSFQHPGLQQPPGASPPQGWGSAQLPGIQGPPGSIPLGPPYPPQQSPGSSATPGWSPPGSPFPPSPLPGLPGTWDFNAWGSENRPMHPPAHPVPPGWSSPGSSIHSRQHPSLQGPPLGSLGPALPGQRPGIPSPPSWTSSGSRNYSLQPVPPSWNWSGSLSPPVQPPGFPPQQACSPSGPNYPLQPPGWPVQPPRLPAQSSWNIGWRAPEYLKNLKSDTKNVTN
- the LOC120458838 gene encoding basic proline-rich protein isoform X1, with product MWKWIINIILLSVVQANEKVDEQIPPQHPQTATSQKIRQPYPCYNHVSNYLTQQSQNYPSPGFLCYPQNDINSYLWYPPWGQWLSQVYPTVPYPVYQFPPVQLPTLPAPPTFPIPSHQYPGWSSLGTSIPSFQHPGLQQPPGASPPQGWGSAQPPGIQGPPGSSPLGPQYPPYQSPTSSATPGWSSPGALIPSFQHPGLQQPPGASPPQGWGSAQLPGIQGPPGSIPLGPPYPPQQSPGSSATPGWSPPGSPFPPSPLPGLPGTWDFNAWGSENRPMHPPAHPVPPGWSSPGSSIHSRQHPSLQGPPLGSLGPALPGQRPGIPSPPSWTSSGSRNYSLQPVPPSWNWSGSLSPPVQPPGFPPQQACSPSGPNYPLQPPGWPVQPPRLPAQSSWNIGWRAPEYLKNLKSDTKNVTN